One region of Chlorobiota bacterium genomic DNA includes:
- a CDS encoding class I SAM-dependent methyltransferase: MPAPFDPVAHRYDADFTDTPLGRRQRALVYRYLEPLVRPGARVLELNCGTGEDATWMAARGAEVMATDCSAGMLAVATQKARNAGVAITFRQLPIQELGGLELPPGHPGFDLVFSNFDGLNCLPDLHFFPDAVAPLLRPGGGVMVVWMNPICAMEIAGFALRGRFGMAFQRLRRGGTAAHIGDAEMVQTWFHPIWKMKRMFAQRFRFRTIAAIGLTTPPTLMRHWYHRHQRLFQRFFPMEERLMGTPPLNRLGDHTLLHCVLKGNAGE; encoded by the coding sequence ATGCCCGCTCCGTTCGATCCCGTTGCCCACCGCTACGATGCCGATTTCACCGACACTCCGTTGGGACGGCGGCAGCGCGCGCTTGTCTATCGCTACTTGGAACCGTTGGTCCGCCCGGGTGCCCGCGTGCTGGAGCTGAATTGCGGAACCGGCGAAGATGCAACTTGGATGGCCGCCCGCGGGGCCGAAGTAATGGCCACCGATTGCTCGGCAGGGATGCTTGCCGTGGCCACCCAGAAAGCGCGAAACGCCGGGGTTGCAATCACCTTCCGGCAGCTTCCCATTCAGGAGCTTGGCGGGCTGGAGCTTCCGCCGGGGCATCCCGGTTTCGATCTTGTGTTCTCCAACTTCGACGGCTTGAACTGCCTTCCCGATCTCCACTTTTTCCCCGATGCCGTCGCGCCGCTGCTGCGCCCGGGCGGCGGGGTGATGGTGGTTTGGATGAACCCCATCTGCGCGATGGAGATTGCTGGATTCGCCTTGCGTGGGCGTTTCGGAATGGCATTCCAACGGCTGCGGCGTGGTGGCACTGCGGCCCATATTGGCGATGCGGAAATGGTGCAAACGTGGTTCCATCCAATCTGGAAAATGAAACGGATGTTCGCCCAACGCTTCCGGTTCCGTACCATTGCAGCAATCGGGCTAACCACGCCGCCAACGTTGATGCGCCATTGGTACCACCGCCACCAGCGGTTGTTCCAGCGATTCTTCCCGATGGAGGAACGGCTGATGGGAACCCCGCCACTGAACCGGCTTGGCGACCACACGCTGCTCCACTGCGTGCTGAAGGGGAACGCGGGGGAATAG
- the trxA gene encoding thioredoxin — protein MAKEFTDGNFQAEVLDANEPVLVDFWAVWCGPCRMIAPIVEELSSEYAGKVKVGKVDVDANPEISMNYGIRSIPTLLVFKGGKVVEQIVGAVPKGHIVKALENHIEVPA, from the coding sequence ATGGCAAAGGAATTCACGGACGGAAATTTCCAAGCAGAAGTGCTGGATGCAAACGAGCCAGTGCTGGTTGACTTCTGGGCAGTCTGGTGCGGCCCATGCCGCATGATTGCCCCAATCGTCGAGGAGCTTTCCAGCGAATACGCCGGCAAGGTGAAAGTTGGCAAAGTGGATGTGGATGCCAATCCAGAAATCTCGATGAACTACGGCATTCGCTCAATCCCAACACTGCTGGTCTTCAAAGGGGGGAAAGTGGTGGAGCAGATTGTTGGTGCGGTCCCAAAAGGCCACATCGTCAAGGCTCTGGAAAACCATATCGAAGTTCCGGCCTAA
- a CDS encoding amino acid permease: protein MPVQQPQPTHAGESPKRNLLPTLGLFTTTMIIVGAMIGSGIFRKPGVMANDLVGFGLGLPELLLGVWLLAGIITLFGALTNAEIASMIPETGGQYLYFDRMYGPLFAYLYGWGVFAVIQTGSIASIAYVFAEYLTRFVSLPNLPPASESFAFTLPGIGAIQPLKDIGIKLAAAGLIILLTAINYIGVRFGGMVQNFFTVAKVAAIAALAILAFTTPGAGSAGNLTAAASNTAVQGIGAVAIALAIAKALDGAFWAYDGWNNVTYIAGEIRQPQRVIPRGLIYGMATVITVYILTNLAYLYVLPMEEMAGSKLVAADVASKFFEGGDAWIAAAVMISTFGTTNGTILASARVYFSMARQNVFPRFLGNAHPRFHTPGASLVVQCVWSVALLFSGSFDTLTDMLIFVSWIFYAAGAWGVFVLRRRMADHPRPYRVPGFPVVPAIFVVFAVLYLGLTIYNDLNDYAIATAAGQPAVIKSVFGLALVAVGLPVYWYYRKRSREK, encoded by the coding sequence TTGCCCGTGCAACAACCGCAACCGACCCACGCAGGCGAATCGCCCAAACGGAATCTGCTTCCAACATTGGGCTTGTTCACCACCACCATGATTATTGTTGGGGCAATGATCGGCTCCGGAATTTTCCGCAAGCCAGGGGTGATGGCCAACGACCTTGTGGGGTTTGGGCTTGGGCTGCCGGAACTGCTGCTTGGGGTGTGGCTGCTTGCAGGGATCATCACCCTGTTCGGCGCGCTGACCAATGCCGAAATCGCCTCGATGATCCCAGAAACCGGCGGCCAGTATCTCTATTTCGACAGGATGTACGGGCCGCTGTTCGCCTACCTGTACGGCTGGGGGGTGTTCGCCGTTATCCAAACCGGCTCGATTGCCAGCATTGCCTACGTGTTCGCCGAGTATCTCACCCGCTTTGTTTCGCTTCCAAATCTGCCCCCCGCGTCCGAATCGTTTGCTTTTACGCTTCCCGGGATTGGGGCAATCCAGCCGCTGAAAGATATTGGCATCAAGCTGGCCGCCGCCGGGCTGATTATCCTGCTGACGGCCATTAATTACATCGGCGTGAGGTTCGGGGGGATGGTGCAGAATTTCTTCACGGTGGCAAAAGTGGCGGCCATTGCCGCGCTGGCGATTCTGGCATTCACCACGCCCGGGGCTGGCTCGGCGGGGAACCTCACCGCCGCCGCAAGCAACACCGCGGTGCAAGGGATTGGCGCGGTGGCAATCGCGCTGGCAATCGCCAAAGCGTTGGACGGAGCGTTCTGGGCCTACGACGGCTGGAACAACGTCACCTACATCGCCGGTGAGATTCGCCAGCCGCAACGGGTGATTCCGCGAGGGCTGATCTACGGAATGGCAACCGTGATAACGGTCTATATCTTGACCAACCTTGCCTACTTGTACGTGCTCCCAATGGAGGAAATGGCGGGGTCCAAACTGGTGGCGGCCGATGTTGCCTCCAAGTTCTTTGAAGGCGGGGACGCATGGATTGCCGCAGCGGTGATGATCTCCACATTCGGGACCACCAACGGGACGATTCTTGCCAGCGCACGGGTCTATTTTTCGATGGCCCGCCAGAACGTTTTCCCACGGTTTTTGGGGAACGCTCACCCACGGTTCCACACCCCGGGGGCATCGCTGGTGGTGCAATGCGTCTGGAGCGTCGCACTGCTGTTCAGCGGATCGTTCGACACCCTGACCGATATGCTGATTTTTGTGAGCTGGATTTTTTACGCCGCCGGTGCCTGGGGGGTGTTCGTGCTGCGCCGGCGGATGGCGGACCACCCGCGCCCGTACCGGGTTCCGGGGTTTCCGGTGGTTCCGGCAATCTTTGTGGTGTTCGCGGTCCTCTATCTGGGGCTGACCATCTACAACGATTTGAACGATTACGCAATCGCCACGGCGGCTGGCCAGCCCGCGGTTATCAAGTCGGTGTTCGGGCTGGCGTTGGTGGCTGTTGGGCTGCCGGTGTACTGGTACTATCGGAAGCGTTCGCGGGAGAAGTGA
- a CDS encoding GNAT family N-acetyltransferase, translated as MMEGRWIIGEIVVAESLFCGKGNAEPSPAQTRSYIWCCGGLVNWRARCTARCPPQRAKSKLCQLLNFQSPSFQHSTFPTTDHTNMERKLTYDPLVELMAFYDGRKATRQSVDTATLPVDQRLKQRIVDGDQLGLDADLDEALRSFDPLTIINTILLDGMKVVGELFGSGQMQLPFVLQSAETMKAAVRHLEPFMERTEQSARGTMVLATVKGDVHDIGKNLVDIILTNNGYRVINLGIKVPVEVMLDAAEKHNADAIGMSGLLVKSTLVMKENLELMRGRGIQVPVVLGGAALTRRYVEQDLRGIYGPNVAYAEDAFSGLHYMELLAESGTIAPAESTTAAAAETTAAPEPTPEPTRRTAAADERGAVRYRTAIEEEVEELATLMLAEPEDLHRWGLENIIVAELRDTIVGCGRIIPIGDSVFELTEITVLPEQWAAGVGMDLVRTMRRTARSGNPDAVVYVACNPDDADLARFYRTLGFDQIPLDDPRAAVASEKIAYCLEEYEAAPALFISKPASQINDRTAGALDTALHLMRDQSQGADFPLNVEEYESQKNVRRLRVTSDVDRNVPVPEAPFWGSRVVENIHLEKVFEYINEVALIRGQWQVRKGKRTAEEYRRELDEVVYPKMEEMKLRAKRERLLDPKVIYGFFPCRADYNSLVIYRPAGISQEELIGEWSGGNSASQWLRDTELQEWLRFEFPRQPQGRHLCIADFFRPVESEEYDVLGVQVVTVGGRATEYSNELFRNNNYSDYLYFHGLSVESAEALAEYWHRSVRTELGIAGEDAADIRRLFSQGYRGSRYSFGYPACPDLEEQTKVFQLLRPERIGLALSEEFMLEPEQSTSALIVHHPAAKYFNVKE; from the coding sequence ATGATGGAAGGAAGGTGGATCATTGGCGAAATCGTTGTTGCGGAATCGTTGTTTTGCGGCAAAGGTAACGCCGAACCATCCCCGGCTCAAACCCGTTCTTACATCTGGTGCTGCGGTGGGCTTGTAAATTGGCGTGCCAGATGCACCGCCCGCTGCCCCCCGCAGCGAGCCAAATCCAAGCTCTGCCAACTCCTGAATTTCCAGTCCCCAAGTTTCCAACACTCGACTTTCCCGACAACCGACCATACCAATATGGAACGCAAACTGACCTACGATCCGCTGGTGGAACTGATGGCGTTTTACGATGGCCGCAAGGCCACCCGCCAAAGCGTTGACACCGCAACGCTGCCGGTGGACCAGCGGCTGAAGCAGCGCATCGTTGACGGCGACCAGCTTGGCCTTGATGCCGACCTTGACGAAGCACTCCGCAGCTTCGACCCCCTAACCATCATCAACACCATTCTGCTGGATGGAATGAAAGTCGTGGGGGAGCTGTTCGGCTCCGGCCAAATGCAGCTTCCGTTCGTGCTGCAATCTGCCGAGACGATGAAGGCAGCGGTTCGCCACCTTGAACCGTTTATGGAACGCACCGAGCAGAGTGCGCGCGGGACGATGGTGCTTGCAACCGTGAAAGGGGACGTTCACGACATCGGTAAAAACTTGGTGGATATCATCCTTACCAACAACGGCTATCGGGTGATTAATCTGGGGATTAAAGTCCCGGTGGAGGTGATGCTGGACGCTGCCGAAAAGCACAACGCCGACGCAATCGGGATGAGCGGGCTTTTGGTGAAAAGCACGCTGGTGATGAAGGAAAATCTGGAGCTGATGCGCGGGCGCGGAATCCAAGTTCCGGTGGTGCTGGGGGGCGCGGCCTTAACCCGCCGCTATGTTGAGCAGGACCTGCGCGGCATCTACGGCCCCAACGTTGCCTATGCCGAAGATGCCTTCTCGGGGCTTCATTACATGGAGCTTCTTGCCGAATCGGGGACGATTGCCCCGGCGGAATCCACCACGGCAGCCGCAGCGGAAACAACCGCCGCCCCCGAACCCACACCCGAACCCACACGCCGCACCGCCGCTGCCGACGAGCGCGGCGCGGTCCGGTATCGCACCGCTATTGAGGAAGAGGTGGAGGAGCTTGCAACGCTGATGCTGGCCGAGCCGGAGGACCTGCATCGGTGGGGGCTGGAGAACATCATCGTGGCTGAACTGCGCGACACGATTGTTGGCTGCGGAAGGATCATCCCAATTGGTGATTCGGTGTTTGAGCTGACCGAGATCACAGTGCTGCCGGAGCAATGGGCTGCCGGGGTGGGGATGGACCTTGTGCGAACCATGCGGCGGACCGCACGCAGCGGCAACCCGGACGCAGTGGTCTATGTGGCTTGCAATCCCGACGACGCGGACCTTGCGCGATTCTACCGGACGCTTGGCTTCGACCAAATCCCGTTGGACGACCCGCGCGCCGCCGTTGCTTCGGAGAAAATCGCCTACTGTTTGGAGGAGTACGAAGCCGCGCCCGCGCTGTTCATCAGCAAGCCGGCTTCCCAGATTAACGACCGCACCGCCGGCGCGTTGGACACCGCCTTGCACCTGATGCGCGACCAATCGCAGGGGGCCGATTTCCCGCTGAATGTTGAGGAGTACGAATCGCAGAAAAACGTCCGGCGGCTTCGCGTCACCAGCGATGTTGACCGCAACGTGCCGGTCCCCGAAGCTCCGTTTTGGGGGTCGCGAGTGGTGGAGAATATCCATCTTGAGAAGGTGTTCGAGTATATCAACGAGGTGGCGCTGATCCGTGGACAGTGGCAGGTCCGCAAAGGGAAACGCACCGCCGAAGAATACCGCCGCGAGCTTGATGAAGTGGTCTATCCAAAAATGGAGGAGATGAAGCTCCGCGCCAAACGCGAGCGGCTGCTGGATCCAAAAGTGATTTATGGATTCTTCCCCTGCCGTGCCGACTACAACTCCCTGGTGATCTATCGCCCGGCAGGAATAAGTCAAGAGGAGCTTATCGGGGAATGGAGCGGCGGCAACTCCGCCAGCCAGTGGCTTCGGGATACGGAGTTGCAGGAGTGGCTGCGGTTTGAGTTCCCCCGCCAGCCGCAGGGGCGCCACCTTTGCATCGCCGACTTCTTCCGCCCCGTGGAATCGGAGGAGTACGACGTGTTAGGGGTTCAGGTCGTGACGGTTGGGGGAAGGGCAACGGAGTACTCCAACGAGCTTTTCCGGAACAACAACTACAGCGACTATCTCTATTTCCACGGGCTTTCGGTGGAGAGTGCGGAGGCGTTGGCGGAGTACTGGCACCGTTCGGTGCGGACCGAGCTTGGGATTGCGGGGGAGGACGCGGCGGATATCCGGCGGCTCTTCTCGCAGGGGTATCGCGGCAGCCGTTACTCATTCGGCTACCCCGCCTGCCCCGATCTTGAGGAGCAGACGAAAGTCTTCCAACTTCTTCGCCCCGAGCGGATTGGCTTGGCGTTAAGCGAGGAGTTCATGTTGGAGCCGGAGCAATCCACCAGTGCCCTGATAGTCCACCACCCCGCCGCCAAGTATTTCAACGTGAAGGAGTGA
- a CDS encoding SDR family oxidoreductase, protein MILDLNGVRALVTGGARGIGRAISMALAASGARVAINYRNNTEAAEELGRKLGERYFEHMLLRADVTQERLVATMMKRIEESWGGLDLLVLNAGIWVPGTFGEMTLAHWRETISTNMTGAFIVANDALRLMTLGEASAPKRMIFISSTAGLRGESGYSHYAASKGGLIALTKSLAVELAPLGITVNSVAPGWIRTEMTAQALSDAATRKNIQKSIPLGRVGEPEEVAAAVVFLASRQASFITGQTLSVNGGAVLGGG, encoded by the coding sequence ATGATTCTTGATTTGAACGGCGTGCGTGCGTTGGTTACTGGGGGGGCGCGCGGAATTGGGCGGGCCATCAGCATGGCGCTGGCGGCCAGCGGTGCGCGGGTGGCAATTAACTACCGGAACAACACCGAAGCGGCCGAAGAGCTTGGCCGCAAACTTGGCGAACGCTACTTTGAGCATATGCTGCTCCGCGCCGATGTCACCCAGGAACGGTTGGTGGCAACCATGATGAAGCGGATTGAGGAATCGTGGGGGGGGCTGGACCTTCTGGTCCTGAACGCCGGCATCTGGGTCCCAGGAACGTTCGGGGAGATGACCCTTGCCCACTGGCGCGAGACGATCAGCACGAACATGACCGGCGCGTTCATCGTTGCCAACGACGCGCTGCGGCTGATGACACTTGGCGAGGCCTCCGCCCCAAAACGGATGATCTTTATCTCCTCCACTGCCGGCCTTCGTGGGGAATCTGGATACAGCCACTACGCCGCCAGCAAGGGGGGATTGATCGCGCTGACGAAATCGCTGGCGGTGGAGCTTGCGCCGCTGGGGATCACCGTCAACTCCGTTGCCCCCGGGTGGATCCGTACCGAGATGACCGCCCAGGCCTTAAGCGACGCAGCAACAAGAAAAAACATCCAGAAATCAATACCGCTTGGAAGGGTTGGCGAACCGGAGGAAGTGGCCGCTGCGGTGGTGTTTTTGGCCTCGCGCCAGGCCTCGTTCATCACTGGGCAAACCCTTAGCGTCAACGGCGGCGCGGTGCTGGGCGGCGGGTGA
- a CDS encoding SDR family NAD(P)-dependent oxidoreductase: MDLHHRVVIITGASAGIGAATARMFAQEGARIVLAARREEMLRDVAASLPSGTQTLIVPTDVGDESHVENLVNQTIQRFGTIDVLVNNAGYGAFGPITELTTAEFDDVIRVNLRGVFLCTKYVLPHFYEQGHGAVVTVSSLAGKHGFIGGGAYCASKFGVMGLMESVFHEARKRDVRVITLTPGSVDTSFFDAAGVAVPNRDRTPKPEEIAEVIRLAVSLPERTLIRELDIRPTNPKG, encoded by the coding sequence ATGGACCTTCATCATCGGGTAGTTATCATCACTGGTGCAAGCGCGGGAATTGGCGCGGCCACGGCGCGAATGTTTGCCCAGGAAGGGGCGCGCATCGTGCTTGCCGCACGGCGGGAGGAGATGCTGCGTGATGTTGCCGCATCGCTTCCATCCGGAACCCAGACGCTGATTGTCCCGACTGACGTTGGTGATGAATCGCACGTGGAAAATCTTGTGAACCAAACCATCCAGCGGTTTGGAACCATTGATGTGTTGGTGAACAACGCTGGCTACGGAGCTTTCGGGCCAATCACCGAGCTGACCACTGCGGAGTTCGACGACGTGATCCGCGTGAACCTTCGTGGGGTCTTCCTTTGCACCAAGTACGTGCTGCCCCATTTCTACGAACAGGGGCATGGCGCGGTGGTGACGGTAAGCTCGCTGGCGGGGAAGCACGGATTTATTGGCGGCGGGGCCTACTGCGCCAGCAAGTTTGGGGTGATGGGATTGATGGAATCCGTTTTCCACGAGGCCCGCAAACGCGATGTGCGCGTTATCACCCTGACCCCTGGCTCGGTGGACACCTCCTTTTTTGATGCCGCCGGGGTTGCGGTCCCAAACCGCGACCGAACCCCAAAACCTGAGGAGATTGCCGAGGTAATCCGCCTTGCCGTCAGCCTGCCGGAGCGGACGCTGATCCGCGAGTTGGATATTCGCCCAACGAACCCGAAAGGGTAG
- the maf gene encoding septum formation inhibitor Maf: MIHLPSIILASSSPRRRQLLAQIGVQFTVVPPDADETQLPDESPQEMVQRLSLLKARAVASQQPHGLVLGSDTTVVLGNEILGKPADPSDAHRMLRSLSGRTHTVLTGWAIVDAASGQEVAGCGKADVTFRTLDDEEIAAYVATGSPLDKAGSYGIQDDLGAVFIQQIQGDYYTVVGLPLAQVYCALRQLGARP, from the coding sequence ATGATCCACCTTCCTTCCATCATCCTTGCTTCTTCCTCGCCACGGCGGCGGCAACTGCTTGCGCAGATTGGCGTGCAGTTCACGGTGGTCCCCCCCGATGCCGACGAAACACAGCTGCCCGATGAATCGCCGCAGGAAATGGTCCAGCGGCTTTCACTCCTGAAAGCACGCGCCGTTGCCAGCCAGCAACCCCACGGGCTGGTGCTGGGGTCCGACACCACCGTCGTGCTGGGGAACGAAATTTTGGGGAAACCTGCGGACCCTTCCGATGCCCACCGGATGCTGCGAAGCCTTAGCGGGCGCACCCACACCGTGCTCACCGGCTGGGCAATCGTTGATGCGGCAAGCGGACAAGAAGTTGCCGGCTGCGGAAAGGCCGACGTCACCTTCCGCACGCTGGATGATGAGGAGATTGCCGCCTACGTTGCCACCGGATCGCCACTGGACAAAGCCGGCAGCTACGGCATTCAGGATGATTTGGGGGCGGTGTTTATCCAGCAGATTCAGGGCGATTATTACACCGTTGTTGGGCTGCCACTGGCCCAGGTGTATTGCGCACTTCGGCAGCTTGGCGCACGGCCATAA
- a CDS encoding M23 family metallopeptidase has protein sequence MILRLLCLLLPLLCVATAAGQPMFHWPVEGTLKRDFFLVNYVDHDTATGVVRDHHCGAQTYDGHQGTDIVLRSFRQMDSGVRVLAAAPGRVIAVVDTAFDRNKVSVISRGFGNWIAIAHAGGIYTYYAHIRRSSALVNIGDSVEAGTPIALVGSAGNSTDPHLHFEVWNDSAVIDPFAGPCNPGSPSYWIDQPAYDTSFGVINHGLISSDSVPTLDDIREYPMYGIYNYLNFNDRLITFWIQEYGIHAGDTSRIEWSSKTMSGSEPFEKQFEWDYVHTADYRYYYWWSYIRMPSNTGWTWRAQYFLNNVLVATDSFTIPALTDVAQQEPLAGTVVGYNASSRSVVLQSPNAAGLPVRLQLFDLAGNLVSTIRAETDSEGNARLQLDGQELAAGMYAARLKIGDHEFGTMLPVH, from the coding sequence ATGATACTCCGATTACTCTGCTTGCTGCTGCCGCTGCTGTGCGTTGCCACTGCCGCCGGCCAACCGATGTTCCACTGGCCAGTTGAAGGAACCCTGAAACGCGATTTCTTCCTGGTCAATTATGTTGACCACGACACCGCCACCGGAGTGGTACGGGACCACCATTGCGGGGCACAAACCTACGACGGACACCAGGGAACCGACATCGTCTTGCGCAGTTTCCGGCAGATGGATAGCGGCGTGCGGGTGCTTGCCGCGGCCCCGGGCCGGGTGATTGCTGTTGTTGACACGGCGTTCGACCGGAACAAGGTTAGCGTGATTTCGCGCGGGTTTGGCAACTGGATTGCGATTGCCCATGCGGGGGGAATCTACACCTACTACGCCCATATCCGGCGCAGCTCGGCGTTGGTCAACATTGGCGATAGCGTGGAAGCCGGAACGCCGATTGCCCTGGTGGGAAGTGCCGGAAACTCCACCGATCCCCATCTCCATTTCGAGGTCTGGAACGACTCGGCAGTGATTGACCCATTTGCCGGACCATGCAACCCCGGATCCCCCTCCTATTGGATAGACCAACCCGCCTACGACACCTCGTTCGGGGTGATTAACCATGGCCTTATAAGCAGCGACTCGGTTCCTACACTTGATGATATTCGGGAATATCCGATGTATGGGATATACAATTACCTCAATTTCAACGATCGCCTCATCACATTTTGGATCCAGGAGTACGGGATTCATGCTGGCGACACCTCGCGAATTGAATGGAGCAGCAAAACGATGTCCGGCAGCGAACCGTTCGAAAAACAGTTCGAGTGGGACTATGTTCACACTGCTGATTATCGCTATTACTACTGGTGGTCCTACATCCGCATGCCAAGCAACACAGGCTGGACGTGGCGGGCTCAGTATTTCCTTAACAATGTGCTGGTTGCCACCGATAGCTTTACCATTCCCGCGCTGACTGACGTTGCGCAGCAGGAGCCGCTTGCTGGAACCGTCGTAGGCTACAACGCCAGCAGCCGCAGCGTGGTGCTGCAATCGCCCAACGCTGCGGGGCTTCCGGTAAGGTTGCAGCTTTTCGATTTGGCGGGGAATCTTGTAAGCACCATCCGCGCCGAAACCGACTCCGAAGGGAACGCCCGGCTGCAACTTGATGGCCAAGAGCTTGCTGCGGGGATGTACGCGGCCCGACTGAAGATAGGCGACCACGAGTTCGGCACCATGCTCCCTGTTCATTAA
- a CDS encoding molybdenum cofactor guanylyltransferase: MAILAGGKSQRMGRDKAELRFGPHGQQTWLERLCDLAIASGANAVVVGRNRPEGWRNRDVVFLCDAVPLRGPLGGLATALAYAGNSRVALVGCDMPRLTMRAFRWLLAQPVGAANPDGVATVAGGELQPLFSIYSPTLLPIVTERMERGEYSLRGVIGAGRLARVDVPDWLAPQLAGVNTPEEFAAWRGEQS; encoded by the coding sequence GTGGCAATTCTTGCCGGGGGGAAAAGCCAGCGGATGGGGCGCGACAAAGCCGAGCTCCGTTTTGGTCCGCATGGCCAGCAAACGTGGCTGGAGCGGCTTTGCGACCTGGCCATTGCGTCGGGCGCGAACGCCGTTGTGGTGGGCCGCAACCGCCCGGAAGGGTGGCGCAACCGTGACGTTGTTTTCCTTTGCGATGCCGTTCCGCTGCGTGGGCCGCTTGGTGGTTTGGCAACCGCGCTGGCTTATGCCGGAAATTCCCGGGTGGCGCTTGTTGGCTGCGATATGCCACGGCTAACCATGCGGGCCTTCCGGTGGTTGCTGGCGCAGCCGGTTGGCGCGGCCAATCCCGATGGAGTTGCCACGGTTGCTGGCGGGGAGCTTCAGCCTTTGTTTTCCATCTATTCCCCCACGCTTCTTCCCATCGTTACCGAACGGATGGAGCGTGGGGAATACTCCCTTCGCGGCGTGATTGGCGCGGGCCGTTTGGCAAGGGTTGATGTGCCCGATTGGCTTGCGCCACAACTTGCTGGGGTGAACACCCCGGAGGAGTTTGCGGCGTGGCGCGGGGAGCAATCGTAG
- the sixA gene encoding phosphohistidine phosphatase SixA, with the protein MLIYLMRHGIATAAEPGGRDAERPLSQQGTLQTALAAKGLLRLGVRVDRVVASPLLRAQQTADIVARILELPEPVLTDPRLAPYGSFETISEVIQDHRDAQRLMLVSHQPAIGEGLSGLCGRGELSAAMGTGAVAAVVAEAFRPHVRGALEWLIPASMLEQFA; encoded by the coding sequence ATGTTGATTTACCTGATGCGCCACGGAATTGCCACAGCAGCCGAGCCAGGCGGACGCGATGCCGAACGCCCGCTAAGCCAGCAAGGAACGCTGCAAACCGCATTGGCAGCAAAAGGGTTGCTGCGGCTGGGGGTGCGGGTGGATCGGGTGGTGGCAAGCCCGTTGCTGCGCGCCCAACAAACCGCCGACATCGTTGCAAGGATTTTGGAGCTTCCCGAGCCGGTGCTGACCGACCCGCGCTTGGCTCCGTACGGATCGTTCGAAACCATCTCCGAAGTGATCCAAGATCACCGCGATGCCCAACGCCTGATGCTTGTTAGCCACCAGCCGGCCATTGGCGAAGGGCTTTCGGGGCTGTGCGGGCGGGGTGAGCTTTCGGCAGCGATGGGAACCGGAGCGGTGGCCGCCGTGGTGGCCGAAGCCTTCCGCCCCCACGTTCGCGGCGCGCTGGAGTGGCTGATACCAGCAAGCATGCTGGAGCAGTTTGCGTAA
- a CDS encoding RNA polymerase sigma factor encodes MPKSYTPYTDEELFSLLCGGDKDAFAELYSRYRSRIYAYALRMLGDRDRANDIFQETFMRIYQQCTNNQRVVTNVSAYIFTTARNLCLNAIRDQKPTTGIEDYHQVVYQPNHENIELAELVKTALELLPTSHREAFVLREYDGLSYQEISDVTGQSLASVKIHIFRAKEKLRKILAPYLEENTEESRRRSG; translated from the coding sequence ATGCCTAAATCGTACACACCGTATACCGACGAAGAACTATTCTCCCTGCTCTGTGGGGGGGATAAAGATGCGTTTGCGGAACTCTATTCTCGCTATCGAAGCCGCATTTACGCCTACGCACTGCGGATGCTGGGGGACCGGGACCGGGCCAACGATATTTTCCAGGAGACGTTCATGCGAATTTATCAGCAGTGCACCAACAACCAGCGCGTGGTAACGAACGTTTCGGCCTACATCTTCACAACCGCACGGAACCTTTGCCTGAACGCCATTCGCGACCAAAAGCCCACCACGGGCATTGAAGATTATCACCAAGTGGTCTATCAGCCCAACCATGAGAACATTGAGCTGGCGGAGCTGGTGAAAACCGCGCTGGAGCTTCTTCCAACAAGCCACCGCGAAGCGTTCGTGCTGCGGGAATACGACGGGTTAAGCTACCAAGAAATATCCGACGTAACCGGCCAAAGCCTTGCCAGCGTGAAAATCCACATCTTCCGCGCAAAAGAAAAACTTCGGAAAATTTTGGCTCCATATCTGGAGGAGAACACCGAAGAATCGCGGCGGCGGTCGGGATAG